One window from the genome of Lentibacillus daqui encodes:
- a CDS encoding siderophore ABC transporter substrate-binding protein, which translates to MKKLALVVVMGFLAVMIAACGSNDSAEKTDDTGDKEDSTLTIKHELGETKVPKNPKKVVVFDYGILDTLDELGIKVAGVPQGNIPTYLDKYKSNDYENVGSLKEPDFEKIAEVDPDLIIISGRQSDVYDQLQEIAPTVYLGIDTARYMDSFKENMETVGEIFGKEDEIDQELADIDDSIAKLEEKAEGIDKKALIVLANDDKISAYGPKSRFGLIHDVFGIPAVDENIEASVHGQNVSFEYVRKQDPDLLYVVDRGAVVTGGEPSAKKIVENKLMKDTKAYKNDDITYLNPEFWYLSGGGLVSVQEMIKEVSDSLE; encoded by the coding sequence ATGAAGAAACTTGCACTTGTTGTAGTAATGGGTTTTCTGGCTGTTATGATAGCAGCTTGTGGTTCCAATGATTCAGCAGAAAAAACAGATGATACAGGGGACAAGGAAGATTCCACCCTTACCATCAAGCATGAACTAGGTGAAACAAAAGTGCCAAAGAACCCGAAGAAAGTAGTTGTGTTTGATTATGGTATATTAGATACATTGGATGAACTTGGCATTAAGGTTGCCGGGGTTCCACAAGGCAATATTCCAACGTATCTGGATAAATATAAAAGCAACGATTATGAAAATGTCGGCAGTTTAAAAGAACCTGATTTTGAAAAGATTGCTGAAGTGGATCCGGATTTAATTATTATCTCCGGTCGTCAATCAGATGTTTATGACCAACTGCAAGAAATAGCACCAACCGTATATCTTGGGATAGATACCGCACGTTACATGGATTCGTTCAAAGAAAATATGGAAACAGTCGGTGAAATATTTGGCAAAGAAGATGAAATTGACCAGGAACTTGCTGATATTGATGATTCCATCGCGAAGTTAGAAGAAAAAGCGGAAGGGATCGATAAGAAAGCACTAATCGTGCTGGCGAATGATGATAAAATCAGCGCATATGGTCCGAAGTCACGTTTTGGGCTGATCCACGACGTATTTGGCATTCCTGCAGTGGACGAAAACATTGAGGCTTCCGTACATGGCCAGAATGTTTCCTTTGAATATGTAAGAAAGCAGGATCCCGATTTGTTATATGTTGTCGATCGAGGAGCCGTTGTAACTGGCGGGGAACCATCCGCTAAGAAAATTGTTGAAAATAAACTCATGAAAGATACGAAGGCATATAAAAATGATGATATTACGTATCTAAATCCAGAATTCTGGTATCTCTCCGGTGGCGGACTTGTGTCTGTACAAGAAATGATTAAAGAAGTTTCAGACAGCCTGGAGTAA
- a CDS encoding SurA N-terminal domain-containing protein, with translation MKKLVMLVLTLSIVGLLAACGNDSDDSSSEKAKQNDDKAKTEQQEKSQQAQQEEDVTVSDDEKVDKDDVVAQVNDTKIKGEQYNDVYAQTKVAMHQYGQDVSDKDQLKDQAMNVLIQQELVKQDANDKGITVSDDDVDKEFDKMKSQNEDQFQAVLDQYNLSEKGYKNQLTFEMIVDKYMDKELPKADVSNDDVKEYYDQMKEQNEDIPKLKDVKDQIKDQLEQQKQSEELQKKIDKLQKNADVKNMI, from the coding sequence ATGAAAAAATTAGTCATGCTCGTTTTGACACTTAGTATAGTAGGTTTGTTAGCCGCATGTGGAAATGATTCCGATGATTCAAGTTCGGAAAAGGCAAAGCAAAATGACGATAAAGCAAAAACGGAACAACAGGAAAAATCACAACAGGCGCAACAAGAGGAAGATGTAACGGTTTCGGATGACGAAAAAGTGGACAAAGATGATGTGGTCGCACAGGTAAATGATACAAAAATAAAAGGTGAGCAATATAATGATGTATACGCACAAACGAAAGTAGCCATGCATCAATATGGTCAGGATGTTAGTGATAAGGATCAACTGAAAGATCAAGCTATGAACGTCCTGATTCAACAGGAATTGGTAAAACAGGATGCGAATGACAAAGGAATTACCGTTTCTGATGATGATGTTGACAAGGAATTCGATAAAATGAAATCGCAAAATGAAGACCAGTTTCAGGCGGTACTCGATCAATACAATCTTAGTGAAAAAGGTTACAAAAACCAGCTGACTTTCGAGATGATTGTAGATAAATATATGGATAAGGAACTACCGAAAGCTGATGTGTCCAATGATGATGTGAAAGAGTATTACGACCAGATGAAAGAACAAAATGAGGATATTCCTAAATTGAAGGATGTCAAAGATCAAATCAAAGATCAATTGGAGCAACAAAAACAAAGTGAAGAATTGCAAAAGAAAATTGACAAACTGCAAAAAAACGCCGATGTTAAAAATATGATCTAA
- the hisC gene encoding histidinol-phosphate transaminase yields the protein MSQFWSEMASRAEPYVPGEQSEVADIIKLNTNENPYPPSPRVSKAIAEEIERKLQLYPSPTVDTIKEKVARQYQLQKENVFVGNGSDEVLGFAFMAFFDQDKTIRFPEITYSFYPVYAKLFGIPYETISLKRDFTIVPEDYFQSEGGVIFPNPNAPTGIYLELGHVIDIVESNPDQVVIVDEAYIDFAGESAASLVNTYENLLVVQTMSKSRSLAGLRVGYALGSEDLIKGLNRIKNSFNSYTLDRLAIAGAEAALDDQKYFDMRVQQVIETREWVTSRMKQLGFMVLPSKTNFILVSHYKFPAKALYERLKACNVLVRYFDKPKITNYLRITIGTDADMRTCLERIDKVMTELAADVVHS from the coding sequence GTGAGTCAATTTTGGAGTGAGATGGCATCAAGAGCCGAACCTTATGTACCTGGCGAGCAATCAGAGGTAGCGGATATCATCAAACTTAATACAAACGAAAATCCCTACCCTCCCTCGCCAAGGGTCAGTAAGGCAATCGCCGAGGAGATAGAACGCAAACTGCAATTATACCCCAGCCCAACCGTTGATACGATAAAGGAAAAGGTCGCCCGGCAATATCAATTACAAAAGGAAAATGTTTTTGTCGGCAATGGCTCTGATGAAGTGCTGGGATTTGCCTTTATGGCTTTTTTTGACCAAGATAAGACAATCCGCTTTCCGGAGATTACCTATAGTTTTTATCCGGTATATGCCAAGCTGTTTGGCATCCCATATGAAACCATCTCACTAAAGCGTGACTTTACCATTGTACCGGAAGATTATTTTCAATCGGAAGGCGGCGTTATTTTTCCAAATCCAAATGCACCGACAGGGATCTATCTTGAGCTTGGCCATGTGATTGATATCGTGGAGAGTAACCCGGATCAAGTTGTCATTGTTGATGAAGCATACATTGATTTTGCCGGGGAGTCAGCCGCTTCACTGGTGAACACCTATGAAAATTTGCTCGTTGTCCAAACCATGTCCAAATCACGGTCACTCGCCGGGCTAAGGGTGGGCTATGCCTTGGGAAGTGAGGACTTAATCAAAGGACTAAACCGGATTAAAAATTCTTTTAACTCCTACACATTGGATCGACTGGCAATCGCCGGGGCAGAAGCAGCATTGGATGATCAGAAATATTTTGATATGCGGGTACAGCAAGTCATCGAAACCCGGGAATGGGTAACCAGCCGTATGAAGCAACTTGGTTTTATGGTGCTCCCATCCAAGACAAACTTCATCTTAGTCAGTCACTACAAATTTCCGGCAAAAGCACTTTATGAAAGGTTAAAAGCCTGCAACGTGTTAGTCCGTTACTTTGACAAGCCGAAAATTACTAATTATTTACGGATTACGATTGGAACAGATGCGGATATGCGAACCTGTTTGGAGCGAATTGACAAGGTAATGACAGAACTTGCGGCGGATGTAGTACATTCGTGA
- the hisIE gene encoding bifunctional phosphoribosyl-AMP cyclohydrolase/phosphoribosyl-ATP diphosphatase HisIE: protein MNINFEQIAFDEAGLIPAIIQDSDTGKVLTLAYMNLDALRKTLETKETWLYSRSRQQLWNKGETSGNRQMVKSVSYDCDGDAILVQVEPLGPACHTGEETCFHNQVYQGTPNQFAMINDLVDMIKQRRENPVDGSYTTYLFREGIDKVLKKVGEETSEVIIGAKNADNEELIWEISDLIYHTLILMDIRQVSLSDIKQELMKRHMQKEGIRSESILE from the coding sequence ATGAACATAAATTTCGAGCAGATTGCATTTGATGAAGCAGGACTTATTCCCGCAATTATTCAGGACAGTGACACCGGAAAAGTCCTGACACTTGCCTATATGAATCTAGACGCCTTGAGAAAAACATTGGAAACAAAGGAAACATGGCTATATAGCCGCAGCCGCCAACAGCTATGGAACAAAGGAGAAACTTCCGGAAATAGACAAATGGTCAAAAGTGTTTCTTATGATTGCGACGGTGATGCGATATTAGTACAGGTAGAACCACTCGGGCCAGCCTGCCACACCGGAGAAGAAACTTGTTTTCATAACCAAGTCTATCAAGGCACTCCCAATCAATTTGCGATGATCAATGACCTCGTTGACATGATTAAACAGCGTCGGGAAAACCCCGTGGATGGTTCCTACACCACCTATTTGTTTCGCGAAGGCATTGACAAGGTGTTGAAAAAAGTTGGCGAGGAAACAAGTGAAGTGATTATCGGTGCAAAAAATGCGGATAACGAGGAATTAATTTGGGAAATCTCCGATCTGATTTATCACACCCTGATTCTGATGGACATACGTCAAGTTTCCCTTAGCGATATTAAACAGGAGCTGATGAAACGTCACATGCAAAAGGAAGGGATACGCAGTGAGTCAATTTTGGAGTGA
- the hisF gene encoding imidazole glycerol phosphate synthase subunit HisF, which translates to MLAKRIIPCLDVDKGRVVKGRKFQEIRDVADPVELAKQYSLSGADELVFYDITASNEQRDIFIEIVEQVASEINIPFTVGGGLGSVDDIYRVLRAGADKVSLNSAAVRNPSLITQAAAKFGSQCFVLSMDVKREGSNWMVFLNGGRIDTGMDAIQWAKRGEELGAGEIVVNAMDTDGVKNGFNIALTKTIAETVNIPVVASGGAGEAKHFAAVLQEGKADAALAASVFHYGEIKIPELKQYLAENGITMRRELS; encoded by the coding sequence ATGCTTGCTAAACGAATTATTCCATGTTTGGATGTTGATAAAGGCAGGGTTGTCAAAGGAAGGAAGTTTCAGGAAATCCGTGATGTCGCTGATCCAGTTGAGCTGGCCAAACAATACAGTCTGAGTGGTGCCGATGAGCTTGTGTTCTATGATATTACAGCCTCGAATGAACAACGTGATATTTTTATCGAGATTGTTGAACAGGTTGCCAGTGAAATTAACATCCCGTTTACCGTCGGCGGTGGCCTGGGTTCGGTTGATGACATTTATCGTGTACTAAGGGCGGGAGCGGACAAAGTATCCTTAAACAGTGCCGCCGTTCGCAACCCTTCTTTGATTACCCAAGCCGCTGCCAAATTCGGCAGCCAATGTTTTGTTTTATCCATGGATGTAAAACGCGAAGGATCAAACTGGATGGTTTTTTTAAACGGAGGCAGAATCGATACTGGAATGGATGCGATTCAATGGGCAAAACGCGGCGAAGAACTTGGTGCTGGTGAAATCGTCGTTAATGCCATGGACACCGATGGGGTTAAAAATGGCTTTAACATTGCATTGACCAAAACAATTGCCGAAACAGTTAACATTCCGGTTGTTGCCAGTGGTGGTGCTGGTGAAGCAAAACACTTCGCAGCTGTTCTCCAGGAAGGAAAGGCGGATGCTGCACTTGCTGCCTCGGTTTTTCATTACGGTGAAATAAAGATACCGGAATTAAAGCAATACCTTGCCGAAAATGGTATTACAATGAGGAGAGAGCTATCATGA
- the hisA gene encoding 1-(5-phosphoribosyl)-5-[(5-phosphoribosylamino)methylideneamino]imidazole-4-carboxamide isomerase yields MILFPAIDIRNGKCVRLIQGDYQKENIYHDSPITVAANWEQQGAAYLHIVDLDGAKTGTMVNASIIQSIIKQTSIPVQIGGGIRSMETVETYLSLGVNRVIIGTAAIRDQAFLQQAVARYGDKIAVSIDARNGYVATNGWIDTSEVKAIDLVQELANIGVRTIIYTDIQKDGMLSGPNFAELETINTATSIHVIASGGVSSEQDIQRLQSLGLYGAIIGKALYDGTLSLSTLRERV; encoded by the coding sequence ATGATCCTATTTCCAGCCATCGACATACGAAACGGCAAGTGTGTCCGGCTGATCCAGGGTGATTACCAAAAGGAAAACATTTATCATGATTCACCAATTACTGTTGCAGCCAATTGGGAACAACAAGGAGCGGCATATTTGCATATTGTTGATCTTGACGGAGCTAAAACAGGAACAATGGTCAACGCGTCTATTATCCAATCGATTATCAAACAAACTTCCATACCTGTACAAATTGGCGGCGGTATTCGGTCGATGGAAACCGTAGAAACTTACTTATCGCTCGGTGTCAATCGGGTGATTATCGGAACAGCTGCTATTCGGGATCAAGCGTTTTTGCAGCAGGCAGTAGCTCGCTACGGTGATAAAATAGCCGTCTCCATCGATGCGCGAAATGGCTATGTAGCAACAAATGGATGGATTGATACGAGCGAGGTAAAGGCGATTGATTTAGTGCAGGAGTTAGCGAATATCGGGGTAAGAACAATCATTTATACCGATATTCAAAAAGATGGCATGCTTTCCGGTCCCAATTTTGCAGAATTAGAGACAATCAATACGGCAACATCCATTCATGTGATTGCATCTGGTGGTGTATCCAGTGAACAGGATATACAACGATTACAATCACTTGGGCTTTATGGCGCCATCATCGGTAAAGCATTATATGATGGAACATTGTCCTTATCCACATTACGAGAGAGGGTTTAA
- the hisH gene encoding imidazole glycerol phosphate synthase subunit HisH, with translation MIAIIDYGAGNIKSLQSALTKLDIDSALTSNHQTIAASKAIILPGVGAFKDAMAALDQLGLTAVLQAEVAKGKPLLGICLGMQLLYETSYENGEWKGLGLLKGCVEKIDASVKVPHMGWNTLTHHRTHPILQGIDSGSYVYFVHSYYIDANRQETVSSTEYGGQISAIVNRENIIGMQFHPEKSGPIGLQLLKNFEEMIS, from the coding sequence ATGATTGCCATTATTGATTATGGGGCGGGCAATATAAAAAGCCTGCAGTCAGCATTGACCAAACTGGATATCGATTCCGCCTTGACAAGCAATCACCAAACCATCGCGGCAAGCAAGGCGATTATTTTGCCTGGTGTAGGGGCTTTTAAAGATGCGATGGCAGCACTTGACCAGCTTGGGCTAACAGCGGTTTTACAAGCTGAAGTGGCGAAAGGAAAACCGCTTCTGGGCATCTGTTTAGGTATGCAACTACTCTATGAAACAAGTTACGAGAACGGAGAATGGAAGGGATTGGGTCTCCTTAAGGGTTGCGTCGAGAAAATTGACGCTTCGGTAAAGGTGCCACATATGGGATGGAACACATTAACCCATCACCGCACCCATCCGATATTACAAGGGATCGACAGTGGTTCGTATGTATATTTTGTCCATTCCTACTATATCGACGCCAATCGTCAGGAAACGGTAAGCAGCACAGAATATGGCGGGCAAATTTCCGCCATTGTCAATCGGGAAAATATCATTGGCATGCAGTTTCATCCGGAGAAAAGCGGACCAATCGGATTGCAATTACTAAAAAACTTTGAGGAGATGATTTCATGA
- the hisB gene encoding imidazoleglycerol-phosphate dehydratase HisB: MRNSSIERTTTETDIQLQFSVDGTGTANIDSGVGFLDHMLTLMTRHGLFDMDLACAGDLTVDQHHTVEDIGIVLGQAVDVALGEKAGIKRYATMTTPMDEALSTLSLDISGRPHLVFHVEGLKDKIGTFDTELVKEFFQGFVNHAKVTLHINLDYGENSHHIVESIFKGFGRVLDEATLEDPRIKGIRSTKGSL, translated from the coding sequence ATGCGAAATAGTTCGATTGAGCGTACAACAACTGAAACAGACATTCAATTACAATTCTCCGTTGATGGAACCGGAACAGCAAACATTGATTCCGGCGTTGGTTTCTTGGATCATATGCTGACACTAATGACCAGGCACGGGCTATTTGATATGGATCTTGCCTGTGCCGGCGATTTGACAGTTGATCAGCACCACACAGTGGAAGATATCGGCATCGTATTGGGGCAAGCAGTTGATGTGGCATTAGGAGAAAAAGCGGGCATTAAGCGCTATGCCACGATGACTACCCCAATGGATGAAGCCTTATCCACCCTTTCCCTGGATATTAGCGGGCGGCCCCATCTTGTATTCCATGTGGAAGGATTGAAAGACAAGATCGGGACGTTTGATACAGAGCTGGTCAAGGAATTTTTCCAGGGTTTTGTTAACCATGCCAAGGTAACCTTACATATTAACCTTGACTATGGTGAAAACAGCCATCACATAGTGGAGTCTATCTTCAAAGGTTTTGGCCGGGTATTGGATGAAGCAACCCTGGAAGATCCACGTATCAAAGGCATACGTTCAACAAAAGGATCACTTTAA
- the hisD gene encoding histidinol dehydrogenase, with protein MNIQTKADYLAKNGEKTDSLEDPALDQAVLDIISEVRKNSDQALFNYTEQFDGVTLTDLKVTEAEIAAAKQSVPTELTEALELAKQNITRFHEAQIERSWYLTDESGNMLGQKITPMDRVGVYIPGGKAAYPSTVLMNVIPAKLAGVKSVIMVTPPQPDGNVNPFVLAAADEAGVDQIYKVGGAQAIAALAYGTSTINKVAKIVGPGNAYVARAKKWVFGDVAIDMIAGPSEICIVADETANPRFVAADLLSQAEHDERARAICITTSDTLAEEIQTELEIQLDFLDRKEIAQKSLNQYGSIIVTSGVTEALDLANTIAPEHLELLIQNPNENVHRVKHAGAIFLGSYSPEPLGDYFAGPNHTLPTSGTAIFSSPLGVYDFVKKSSLIQYNQSSLFNAADQIITLAEAEGLTAHANAIRIRRKDANHAK; from the coding sequence ATGAACATCCAAACTAAAGCGGACTATTTAGCAAAGAACGGAGAAAAAACGGATTCGCTTGAAGATCCCGCTCTTGATCAAGCCGTTTTAGACATTATTTCCGAAGTCAGGAAAAATAGCGATCAAGCATTATTTAACTATACGGAGCAATTTGATGGCGTAACGCTGACAGACCTCAAAGTTACCGAAGCAGAGATAGCTGCAGCAAAACAATCGGTGCCAACAGAATTGACGGAAGCATTGGAACTAGCAAAACAAAACATCACACGTTTTCATGAAGCACAAATCGAACGGTCCTGGTATCTGACCGATGAATCGGGGAATATGCTTGGCCAGAAAATCACCCCAATGGATCGGGTTGGCGTCTATATTCCGGGTGGGAAGGCAGCTTATCCATCAACGGTGCTAATGAATGTCATCCCGGCAAAATTAGCTGGCGTCAAATCAGTCATTATGGTTACACCACCACAACCAGATGGAAACGTAAATCCTTTTGTGCTGGCTGCCGCTGACGAAGCTGGTGTTGACCAAATTTACAAGGTTGGGGGTGCCCAGGCAATTGCAGCGCTGGCATACGGTACATCTACCATTAACAAAGTTGCCAAAATCGTTGGTCCGGGAAATGCCTATGTCGCCCGCGCTAAAAAATGGGTGTTCGGGGATGTGGCAATAGACATGATTGCCGGTCCGAGTGAAATCTGCATTGTCGCCGATGAAACAGCCAATCCAAGATTTGTCGCTGCCGATTTATTATCACAGGCTGAACATGATGAACGGGCACGGGCCATCTGTATCACAACAAGCGATACACTCGCCGAGGAAATCCAGACAGAGCTGGAAATACAGTTGGACTTCCTTGACCGCAAAGAGATTGCTCAAAAATCCCTGAATCAATATGGCAGCATCATTGTCACAAGCGGGGTTACTGAAGCATTGGATTTGGCAAACACCATCGCCCCGGAGCATTTGGAACTGCTGATTCAAAACCCGAATGAAAACGTCCACCGCGTGAAGCATGCCGGTGCAATTTTTCTCGGATCGTATTCACCGGAACCATTGGGTGATTACTTTGCCGGCCCGAATCATACCCTGCCAACAAGTGGAACGGCTATTTTTTCCTCCCCGCTCGGTGTGTATGATTTTGTCAAAAAATCGAGTTTGATTCAATATAATCAATCGTCCCTGTTCAATGCGGCTGATCAAATTATTACACTTGCCGAGGCAGAAGGGCTAACAGCACATGCCAATGCCATCAGGATAAGAAGAAAGGATGCTAATCATGCGAAATAG
- the hisG gene encoding ATP phosphoribosyltransferase → MECLTIAMAKGRTAEQSMKLLRGANIHFPDFHEETRKLIFYDETKRLKLVYVKAVDVPTYVEKGAADLGIVGKDNIAESRADVYEMMDLDFGNCHFVVAGTDDTTIETNQKLAVASKYTNVASAYFKSRQIPIETIKLNGSVELAPLVGLADVIVDIVETGTTLKENGLHVIDTIESISTRLIVNKASLATRSEQIHTFMDQLHHALEVQK, encoded by the coding sequence ATGGAATGTCTGACCATTGCCATGGCAAAAGGACGAACGGCTGAACAATCGATGAAACTGTTAAGGGGGGCTAATATTCATTTCCCCGACTTCCATGAAGAAACACGAAAATTGATTTTTTATGATGAAACGAAGCGCTTGAAGTTAGTCTATGTGAAAGCAGTTGATGTACCAACATATGTCGAAAAAGGTGCCGCTGACCTTGGCATTGTTGGTAAAGACAATATTGCGGAATCCCGGGCTGATGTTTACGAGATGATGGATCTTGACTTTGGTAACTGTCATTTTGTGGTTGCTGGCACAGATGATACTACCATCGAAACAAATCAAAAATTAGCGGTCGCTTCCAAATACACAAATGTTGCAAGTGCTTATTTTAAAAGCCGGCAAATTCCCATTGAAACCATAAAATTAAATGGCTCGGTGGAACTTGCCCCACTTGTCGGATTGGCAGACGTCATTGTTGATATTGTCGAAACCGGCACAACTTTAAAGGAAAATGGTCTGCACGTGATCGATACAATTGAATCAATCAGTACACGATTGATCGTTAATAAAGCCAGTTTAGCCACTAGATCCGAGCAAATCCATACCTTTATGGATCAACTGCATCATGCCTTGGAGGTGCAAAAGTAG
- the hisZ gene encoding ATP phosphoribosyltransferase regulatory subunit → MLQVQNRNALRQDEYRKQEYVLDKMKQRFATYGYRQIQTPAFEAYDLYQSITGTIRTEEMIKVIAPSGEILVLRPDVTIPITRRVAAMEQLPEEDKRLFYMSNVFRTAGPNQKSNEQMQAGIENFETESAELDAEVIALAVHTLQDLGFDRFKLVIGHAGFFKELLSQISITDQEAEQLQAMIQAKNFSEIEPFLNRLSIDTQSKDALRQMPLLYGTPEKVIARAESIALNQQMRKTVQSMVDLLEVLTLYKVEPFISFDLGLINHMNYYSDIIFQGFVENFGKPVLMGGRYNHLAEQFNQPMPAIGFAFDIDSISDIMDQAALFPDLQPPFNIYMYYVKRKQQEALSTAQRLRNNGLQVRATKLESYGHHQTNATAIYYKETQNFICSPAKTMVFTKQSELLALLKEELKWNV, encoded by the coding sequence ATGCTGCAGGTACAGAATCGGAATGCACTGCGCCAGGATGAATACCGGAAACAGGAATATGTATTGGATAAAATGAAACAACGATTTGCCACTTACGGTTATCGGCAAATTCAAACACCAGCATTTGAGGCCTATGATCTGTATCAATCCATTACCGGAACGATCCGTACAGAGGAAATGATCAAGGTGATTGCCCCGTCAGGAGAGATATTAGTCCTCCGACCAGATGTGACCATTCCGATTACCAGACGGGTGGCAGCGATGGAACAATTGCCTGAAGAGGATAAACGGCTTTTTTACATGTCCAATGTTTTTCGCACGGCTGGTCCAAATCAGAAATCTAACGAACAAATGCAAGCAGGTATTGAAAATTTTGAAACAGAATCGGCGGAATTGGATGCAGAAGTCATTGCATTAGCTGTTCATACATTACAGGACCTTGGTTTTGATCGTTTTAAACTGGTTATCGGTCATGCCGGGTTTTTCAAGGAATTATTAAGTCAAATTTCTATAACCGATCAAGAAGCGGAACAATTGCAGGCCATGATTCAGGCGAAAAACTTCTCCGAGATCGAGCCCTTTCTGAATAGGTTGTCAATTGATACACAAAGCAAAGATGCACTGCGACAGATGCCGTTATTGTATGGGACACCGGAAAAGGTAATTGCAAGGGCAGAATCCATTGCACTCAATCAACAGATGCGAAAAACGGTGCAAAGTATGGTGGATCTTTTAGAAGTATTAACGTTGTACAAGGTGGAACCGTTTATTTCCTTTGACCTGGGACTGATCAATCATATGAACTATTATTCCGATATCATTTTCCAGGGGTTTGTAGAGAATTTCGGAAAACCCGTTTTAATGGGCGGCCGGTACAATCACTTGGCAGAACAATTCAATCAGCCAATGCCGGCAATTGGTTTCGCCTTTGATATTGATTCGATTTCCGACATTATGGATCAGGCAGCCCTATTCCCGGATTTGCAGCCACCCTTCAATATTTACATGTATTATGTCAAGCGAAAACAGCAAGAAGCATTATCCACGGCACAACGATTACGCAATAACGGATTGCAAGTACGGGCAACAAAACTGGAAAGCTATGGGCACCATCAAACCAATGCTACAGCCATCTATTATAAAGAAACACAGAATTTCATCTGTTCCCCAGCCAAAACCATGGTATTCACCAAACAATCCGAATTGTTAGCGCTGCTGAAGGAGGAATTGAAATGGAATGTCTGA
- a CDS encoding PH domain-containing protein: MKKLNSILISGEQIKERIMGTFEVHGKMGIEYKFGEIFATDKRLIWYISYPFRLEDFEIYSYNDIENVNIQHASFTFNNNISINVKWVNYGDAEQFLKKICDLVTQTKSKKQVHCAHDNQTWEKFLLICY, encoded by the coding sequence GTGAAAAAATTAAATTCAATATTGATTTCCGGAGAGCAAATTAAGGAAAGGATAATGGGAACATTCGAAGTACACGGAAAAATGGGGATTGAATATAAATTTGGAGAAATCTTTGCAACTGATAAGCGACTAATTTGGTATATCAGTTATCCTTTTAGATTGGAGGATTTTGAAATATATAGTTACAATGATATTGAAAATGTAAATATACAGCATGCATCATTTACATTTAATAATAATATATCAATCAATGTAAAATGGGTAAACTATGGAGATGCCGAACAGTTTCTGAAAAAAATTTGCGATTTAGTTACACAAACAAAAAGCAAAAAGCAAGTACACTGTGCACATGATAATCAAACATGGGAAAAATTCCTCCTTATTTGCTATTGA